One window of Streptomyces sp. FIT100 genomic DNA carries:
- the mptB gene encoding polyprenol phosphomannose-dependent alpha 1,6 mannosyltransferase MptB — protein sequence MPVILRVPTATRHVQLLGVVGSAVLAACGVAVGAVPVRDVLAPRSGAAALGLAGAYFGLVLLIAAWALLGRAIRGPEPPTPRTLLLTLALWAAPLLVAPPLFSRDVYSYLAQGAMVEAQMDVYAHGPSRLGGPLTYEVAPLWQHTPTPYGPVFLACAAAIAGFARTEVLTGVIGMRLVALAGVALMVFCLPRLARRCGADPRTALWLGALNPLLLLHLVAGAHNDAVMLGLLGAGLVAALGRWPVAGAVLVTLAALVKAPAALGLLAVALLWGRRMNGRLPRLRAALAVAGTAAATTAATTAVTGTGYGWIAALDTPVSPENWSLTSSLGRMTGAALTSAGSSLAEFAIPAWHTAGIAATVLAMIAFWRRHHLRRPVYALGLSLTAVALLGPAIRPWYVLWGLFLIAAAAPNGSIRLRRAAAVASGALALAVLPSGFAPDGTQLLLAVGGGAAALVVLLFVHQFSARGSSGRGRTEPLGSPA from the coding sequence ATGCCGGTCATCCTCCGCGTCCCCACGGCCACCCGCCACGTCCAGCTGCTGGGAGTGGTCGGCTCGGCGGTGCTCGCCGCCTGCGGGGTGGCCGTCGGGGCCGTACCCGTACGGGACGTGCTCGCGCCACGCTCCGGCGCGGCCGCGCTCGGGCTGGCCGGCGCGTACTTCGGCCTGGTCCTGCTGATCGCGGCCTGGGCGCTGCTCGGCCGCGCCATCCGCGGTCCCGAGCCGCCGACGCCCCGCACGCTGCTGCTCACGCTCGCGCTCTGGGCGGCGCCGCTGCTCGTCGCGCCGCCGCTGTTCAGCCGTGACGTGTACAGCTATCTCGCCCAGGGCGCGATGGTCGAGGCGCAGATGGATGTGTACGCGCACGGCCCGTCCCGCCTCGGCGGCCCGCTGACCTACGAGGTCGCGCCGCTCTGGCAGCACACCCCCACCCCGTACGGCCCGGTCTTCCTGGCCTGCGCGGCGGCGATAGCGGGCTTCGCGCGGACGGAGGTGCTCACGGGCGTCATCGGCATGCGGCTGGTCGCGCTGGCCGGGGTCGCGCTGATGGTGTTCTGCCTGCCGCGGCTGGCGCGGCGCTGCGGCGCCGACCCGCGCACCGCGCTCTGGCTCGGCGCGCTGAACCCGCTCCTGCTGCTGCACCTGGTGGCCGGCGCCCACAACGACGCGGTGATGCTGGGGCTGTTGGGCGCGGGCCTGGTCGCCGCGCTGGGCCGCTGGCCGGTGGCGGGCGCCGTGCTCGTCACGCTGGCCGCGCTGGTGAAGGCCCCTGCCGCGCTCGGTCTGCTCGCCGTGGCGCTGCTCTGGGGCCGGCGGATGAACGGCAGGCTGCCCCGGCTGCGTGCCGCCCTCGCCGTGGCCGGCACGGCCGCGGCGACGACGGCCGCGACGACCGCCGTCACCGGCACCGGCTACGGCTGGATAGCGGCGCTCGACACCCCCGTGTCACCGGAGAACTGGTCGCTGACCTCGTCACTCGGCCGGATGACGGGCGCGGCGCTGACGAGCGCGGGGAGCAGCCTTGCGGAATTCGCGATTCCCGCCTGGCACACGGCCGGTATCGCGGCTACGGTGCTGGCCATGATCGCCTTTTGGCGGCGGCACCACCTACGCCGCCCGGTCTACGCGCTCGGTCTGAGCCTGACCGCAGTCGCTCTCCTCGGACCGGCGATCCGTCCTTGGTACGTTCTCTGGGGCCTGTTCCTGATCGCCGCCGCGGCACCGAACGGCTCGATACGGCTACGCCGCGCCGCGGCCGTGGCCAGCGGGGCGCTCGCCCTCGCGGTGCTGCCCAGCGGCTTCGCCCCGGACGGGACGCAGCTGCTGCTCGCCGTGGGCGGCGGCGCGGCCGCATTGGTCGTACTGTTGTTCGTCCATCAGTTCAGCGCACGTGGTTCCTCGGGCCGCGGCCGTACGGAACCACTGGGGAGTCCCGCGTGA
- a CDS encoding ArsA family ATPase: MTPPTATQGITHGIALQDTPLLDIDVLLDDPGTRIIVCCGAGGVGKTTTAAALGVRAAERGRKAVVLTIDPARRLAQSMGIDLLDNTPRRVDGIKGDGELHAMMLDMKRTFDEIVEAHADPARARAILDNPFYQSLSAGFAGTQEYMAMEKLGQLRARDEWDLIVVDTPPSRSALDFLDAPKRLGSFLDGKFIKLLMAPAKMGGRAGMKFLNVGMSMMTGTLGKLLGGQLLRDVQTFVAAMDTMFGGFRTRADATYRLLQAPGTAFLVVAAPERDALREAAYFVERLAAEEMPLAGLVLNRVHDSGAARLSAERALAAAENLDEGGIVDQEAGKAGLRDSTDPSPAVESAPENAPADPADPSAPSAPPTAQLTAGLLRLHAERMQVLAREQRTRDRFTALHPEVAVAEVAALPGDVHDLAGLRAIGERLATGGDPAGAA; this comes from the coding sequence ATGACGCCGCCCACAGCGACACAAGGCATCACGCACGGCATCGCCCTCCAGGACACGCCGCTGCTCGACATCGACGTGCTGCTCGACGACCCGGGCACCCGCATCATCGTGTGCTGCGGCGCCGGCGGGGTCGGCAAGACGACGACCGCGGCCGCCCTGGGCGTACGGGCGGCGGAGCGCGGCCGCAAGGCGGTCGTCCTGACCATCGATCCGGCGCGCAGGCTGGCCCAGTCGATGGGCATCGACCTGCTCGACAACACACCCCGCCGTGTCGACGGCATCAAGGGCGACGGCGAGCTGCACGCCATGATGCTCGACATGAAGCGCACCTTCGACGAGATCGTCGAGGCGCACGCGGACCCGGCGCGGGCCCGGGCCATTCTGGACAACCCCTTCTACCAGTCCCTGTCGGCCGGTTTCGCGGGCACGCAGGAGTACATGGCGATGGAGAAGCTGGGGCAGCTGCGGGCGCGCGACGAGTGGGACCTCATCGTCGTGGACACTCCCCCGTCCCGCTCGGCCCTGGACTTCCTCGACGCGCCGAAGCGGCTGGGGTCGTTCCTGGACGGCAAGTTCATCAAGCTGCTGATGGCTCCGGCGAAGATGGGCGGCCGGGCCGGGATGAAGTTCCTGAATGTCGGTATGTCGATGATGACCGGCACGCTCGGGAAGCTGCTGGGCGGTCAGCTGCTGCGTGACGTACAGACCTTCGTGGCCGCGATGGACACGATGTTCGGCGGGTTCCGCACCCGCGCGGACGCCACCTACCGGCTGTTGCAGGCGCCGGGCACCGCGTTCCTTGTGGTGGCCGCCCCGGAGCGGGACGCGCTGCGCGAGGCGGCGTACTTCGTGGAGCGGCTGGCCGCGGAGGAGATGCCGCTGGCCGGGCTGGTGCTCAACCGGGTCCATGACAGCGGCGCCGCCCGGCTGTCGGCCGAGCGGGCGCTTGCGGCCGCGGAAAATCTTGACGAAGGCGGCATTGTGGATCAGGAGGCCGGGAAGGCTGGTCTTCGTGACTCCACGGACCCCTCTCCCGCCGTGGAGTCGGCCCCTGAAAACGCCCCGGCAGACCCGGCAGACCCCTCTGCCCCGTCGGCGCCGCCGACCGCGCAGCTGACCGCGGGGCTGCTCCGGCTGCATGCCGAGCGGATGCAGGTGCTCGCGCGCGAACAGCGCACGCGCGACCGCTTCACCGCGCTCCACCCCGAGGTGGCGGTGGCCGAAGTCGCCGCCCTGCCGGGCGATGTGCACGACCTCGCGGGACTGCGCGCCATCGGCGAGCGGCTCGCGACCGGCGGTGACCCGGCCGGAGCTGCGTAA
- a CDS encoding transglycosylase domain-containing protein, with protein sequence MANKRSGGGLTGTQQAAKFLGVSVLSGAVLAGIALPAAGALGLAAKGTVEGFDEIPANLKTPPLSQRTTILDAEGGQIATVYSRDRTVVPLKDISPYMQKAIVAIEDARFYEHGAVDLKGVLRALNRNAQEGGVTQGASTLTQQYVKNVFVEEAGDDPDKVAQATQQTLGRKVRELKFAIQVEEELGKKKILENYLNITFFGQQAYGVEAAAKRYFSKSAKDLNLEESALLAGIVQSPSDFEPVNDAHQATLRRNVVLQRMADVKYVSQAEADAAKAKPIKLNVSKPKNGCITAVDGAGFFCDYVRKTILNDPAFGKTEEERQKLWNLGGLTIRTTLDPRAQEAANEAATSHVNKDDKVAASVVQVEPGTGKILSMGQSRPYGLDQKKHETVLNLAVEKKMGGTTYGFQVGSTFKPITAAAALEKGITPAQSFSSGWKLQLPMRSFTNCSGSPAGSGTWDLQNEMEEEAGSWDMTAALGKSINTYFAKLEQMTGLCETVEMAKSMGYERGDGAKLGENPSITLGGEESTPLSMAATYATFANRGTYCTPIAVTSITAADGKSLPVPKSSCSQAMSERTADSINQMLKGVVEDGTGTRAGLSDRDNAGKTGTTNDRKDAWFVGYTPNLSTAVWVGDDIGEKASMYNITIGGQYYDKVCGGCLPGPIWKIAMTGALEASETPSFNYVDVPRGASDKEKDEEDEEKPGDNRGGDNGGGDNGPGGEPFPGVSFPPGFIGGADGGKTDGGGTNAGPGGRN encoded by the coding sequence ATGGCAAACAAGCGCTCGGGCGGAGGCCTGACCGGGACCCAGCAGGCCGCCAAGTTCCTCGGTGTCAGCGTGCTCTCCGGAGCGGTGCTGGCGGGCATCGCCCTGCCCGCCGCCGGGGCGCTGGGGCTCGCAGCCAAGGGGACGGTCGAGGGGTTCGACGAGATCCCGGCCAACCTCAAGACGCCCCCTCTCAGTCAGCGCACCACGATCCTGGACGCCGAGGGCGGCCAGATCGCCACGGTCTACTCCCGTGACCGTACGGTCGTCCCGCTCAAGGACATCTCGCCGTACATGCAGAAGGCGATCGTCGCGATCGAGGACGCGCGCTTCTACGAGCACGGGGCCGTCGACCTCAAGGGCGTGCTCCGCGCCCTCAACCGGAACGCGCAGGAGGGCGGCGTCACCCAGGGAGCGTCCACCCTCACGCAGCAGTACGTGAAGAACGTCTTCGTCGAGGAGGCCGGCGACGACCCCGACAAGGTCGCCCAGGCCACCCAGCAGACCCTCGGCCGCAAGGTCCGCGAGCTCAAGTTCGCGATCCAGGTGGAGGAGGAGCTCGGGAAGAAGAAGATCCTCGAGAACTACCTCAACATCACCTTCTTCGGCCAGCAGGCGTACGGCGTCGAGGCGGCGGCCAAGCGCTACTTCTCCAAGTCCGCGAAGGACCTGAACCTGGAGGAGTCGGCGCTGCTGGCCGGCATCGTCCAGTCGCCGAGCGACTTCGAGCCGGTGAACGACGCGCACCAGGCGACCCTGCGGCGCAATGTCGTCCTCCAGCGCATGGCCGACGTGAAGTACGTCTCACAGGCCGAGGCCGACGCGGCGAAGGCCAAGCCGATCAAGCTGAACGTCAGCAAGCCCAAGAACGGCTGCATCACGGCCGTCGACGGCGCCGGCTTCTTCTGCGACTACGTGCGCAAGACCATCCTCAACGATCCCGCCTTCGGGAAGACGGAGGAGGAGCGCCAGAAGCTGTGGAACCTGGGCGGCCTCACGATCAGGACCACGCTCGACCCGCGCGCCCAGGAGGCCGCCAACGAGGCCGCCACCTCGCACGTCAACAAGGACGACAAGGTCGCGGCGTCGGTGGTGCAGGTCGAGCCCGGCACCGGGAAGATCCTGTCGATGGGGCAGTCCCGCCCGTACGGACTGGACCAGAAGAAGCACGAGACGGTGCTCAACCTCGCCGTCGAGAAGAAGATGGGCGGCACGACCTACGGCTTCCAGGTCGGGTCGACGTTCAAGCCGATCACGGCCGCCGCGGCGCTGGAGAAGGGCATCACCCCGGCGCAGTCCTTCTCCAGCGGCTGGAAGCTCCAGCTCCCGATGAGGTCCTTCACCAACTGCTCGGGCTCCCCGGCCGGCTCCGGCACCTGGGACCTGCAGAACGAGATGGAGGAGGAGGCCGGCAGCTGGGACATGACGGCCGCGCTCGGCAAGTCCATCAACACCTACTTCGCGAAGCTGGAGCAGATGACCGGGCTCTGCGAGACGGTCGAGATGGCGAAGTCCATGGGCTACGAGCGAGGCGACGGCGCGAAGCTCGGCGAGAACCCGTCGATCACGCTCGGCGGTGAGGAGAGCACTCCGCTCTCGATGGCGGCGACGTACGCCACGTTCGCCAACCGCGGTACGTACTGCACCCCGATCGCCGTCACGTCCATCACCGCCGCGGACGGCAAGAGCCTCCCGGTGCCGAAGTCGTCCTGCTCGCAGGCGATGAGCGAGCGCACCGCGGACTCGATCAACCAGATGCTGAAGGGTGTCGTCGAGGACGGCACGGGCACCAGGGCCGGTCTCAGCGATCGGGACAACGCGGGCAAGACGGGTACGACGAACGACCGCAAGGACGCCTGGTTCGTCGGCTACACCCCCAATCTGTCCACGGCGGTGTGGGTCGGTGACGACATCGGCGAGAAGGCGTCGATGTACAACATCACCATCGGCGGCCAGTACTACGACAAGGTCTGTGGCGGCTGCCTCCCGGGACCGATCTGGAAGATCGCGATGACCGGGGCGCTGGAGGCATCCGAGACGCCCTCCTTCAACTACGTCGACGTGCCGCGTGGCGCGAGCGACAAGGAGAAGGACGAGGAGGACGAGGAAAAGCCCGGCGACAACCGCGGTGGTGACAACGGCGGCGGTGACAACGGCCCCGGCGGTGAGCCCTTCCCCGGCGTCTCCTTCCCGCCGGGCTTCATCGGCGGTGCGGACGGCGGCAAGACCGACGGCGGCGGCACCAACGCGGGTCCGGGCGGACGCAACTGA
- a CDS encoding WhiB family transcriptional regulator has translation MGWVTDWSAQAACRTTDPDELFVQGAAQNRAKAVCTGCPVRTECLADALDNRVEFGVWGGMTERERRALLRRRPTVTSWRRLLETARTEYERSAGILPVGLDDDETYETYAAVG, from the coding sequence ATGGGCTGGGTAACCGACTGGAGTGCGCAGGCAGCCTGCCGCACTACCGATCCGGATGAACTGTTCGTACAAGGAGCGGCGCAGAACAGGGCCAAGGCGGTGTGCACCGGATGCCCGGTGCGGACCGAGTGCCTGGCCGACGCGCTCGACAACCGTGTCGAGTTCGGCGTATGGGGTGGCATGACCGAGCGGGAGCGGCGCGCGTTGCTGCGCAGGCGTCCCACCGTCACCTCCTGGCGCCGGCTGCTCGAGACCGCGCGTACCGAGTACGAGCGGAGCGCGGGCATCCTGCCCGTGGGCCTGGACGACGACGAGACATACGAGACGTACGCGGCCGTCGGATAG
- a CDS encoding GatB/YqeY domain-containing protein codes for MTTLKTKLHEDLTEAIRARDELRSSTLRLTLAAISKEEVAGKQARELSDDEVQKVIAKEAKKRREAADAFTQGGRGEQAEREKAEGEILDAYLPKQLSDAELEAIVAQAVEEARAAGAEGPRAMGAVMKIVNPKVAGRAEGGRVAAAVKKLLAG; via the coding sequence ATGACCACGCTCAAGACCAAGCTGCACGAAGACCTCACCGAGGCGATCAGGGCGCGTGACGAGCTGCGCTCCTCGACGCTCCGGCTGACCCTCGCCGCGATCAGCAAGGAGGAGGTCGCGGGCAAGCAGGCGCGCGAACTCTCCGACGACGAGGTGCAGAAGGTGATCGCCAAGGAGGCGAAGAAGCGCCGCGAGGCGGCCGATGCCTTCACCCAGGGCGGCCGCGGCGAGCAGGCCGAGCGGGAGAAGGCGGAGGGCGAGATCCTCGACGCCTATCTGCCGAAGCAGCTGTCGGACGCCGAGTTGGAGGCGATCGTGGCCCAGGCCGTCGAGGAGGCCCGCGCGGCAGGCGCCGAGGGCCCGCGCGCGATGGGTGCGGTCATGAAGATCGTCAACCCGAAGGTCGCGGGACGCGCCGAGGGCGGCCGGGTCGCCGCGGCGGTGAAGAAGCTCCTCGCCGGCTGA
- a CDS encoding glycosyltransferase 87 family protein produces the protein MRPPTTALGRFSVATGLATAVTAFLIFVPLHRNWFDLHVYYGTVDYWTDGGRIYDYLKPGTHYGFTYPPFAAVVMLPMAVVGWYSAIAISQLLNIVAAAAILYICADTTIRRERWTRWFAYAVLGCLFAWLEPVRDTASFGQVNLLLLALVLSDAWLLTSATARARRLDRLAGLGIGLAAAIKLTPAIFIVYLLVTGRRKAAALATSVAGAATVIAAWADQEASRTYWTEAMWNTDRVGSLAYVSNQSWQGLLARLTEPAAEPSRAVWAIGVLILLSLWAWRARRAVAAGDELAGFALTGIAACLVSPVTWVHHLVWLIPALAVLADSGLRAAPGGEQRKRLLFWAGLSYALLCSSIVWLWRWNDGGAPGFLGSNAYVWISFCLLLLLPFREAPAATLDGDGPHDHTGASATISACAEPTGATGSPSKSRPVSQQSAPPVSSTPRDSKPARSGSAG, from the coding sequence GTGAGGCCACCGACCACTGCTCTCGGCCGGTTCTCCGTGGCCACCGGACTCGCGACAGCGGTCACGGCCTTCCTGATCTTCGTGCCGCTCCACCGCAACTGGTTCGACCTGCACGTCTACTACGGCACCGTCGACTACTGGACGGACGGCGGCCGGATCTACGACTACCTGAAGCCGGGCACGCACTACGGCTTCACCTACCCGCCCTTCGCCGCGGTCGTCATGCTGCCCATGGCGGTGGTCGGCTGGTACAGCGCGATAGCGATCAGCCAACTGCTGAACATCGTGGCCGCGGCCGCCATCCTCTATATCTGTGCCGACACGACGATCCGCCGGGAGCGCTGGACCCGCTGGTTCGCGTACGCCGTGCTCGGCTGCCTCTTCGCCTGGCTGGAGCCCGTGCGGGACACGGCGAGCTTCGGCCAGGTCAACCTGCTCCTGCTCGCGCTCGTCCTCTCCGACGCCTGGCTGCTGACCTCGGCCACCGCACGGGCACGGCGCCTGGACCGGCTGGCGGGCCTCGGCATCGGCCTCGCCGCCGCGATCAAGCTCACCCCGGCGATCTTCATCGTCTATCTGCTGGTCACCGGGCGGCGCAAGGCCGCCGCCCTCGCCACGTCCGTCGCCGGCGCCGCCACCGTGATCGCCGCCTGGGCGGACCAGGAGGCGTCCCGTACGTACTGGACCGAGGCGATGTGGAACACGGACCGCGTCGGTTCGCTCGCCTACGTCTCCAACCAGTCCTGGCAGGGCCTGCTCGCCCGGCTCACCGAGCCCGCCGCCGAGCCCAGCCGCGCGGTGTGGGCCATCGGCGTACTGATCCTGCTGTCCCTGTGGGCCTGGCGGGCCCGGCGCGCCGTCGCCGCCGGCGACGAACTGGCCGGCTTCGCGCTCACCGGCATCGCCGCGTGCCTCGTCAGCCCTGTCACCTGGGTGCACCACCTGGTCTGGCTCATCCCGGCGCTCGCGGTGCTCGCCGACTCCGGCCTGCGCGCCGCCCCCGGCGGGGAGCAGCGCAAGCGGCTGCTGTTCTGGGCCGGGCTGAGCTACGCCCTGCTGTGCAGCAGCATCGTGTGGCTGTGGCGGTGGAACGACGGGGGCGCGCCCGGCTTCCTGGGCAGCAACGCATACGTATGGATCTCGTTCTGCCTGCTCCTGCTGCTCCCCTTCCGGGAGGCACCCGCGGCCACGCTCGACGGGGACGGGCCGCACGACCACACGGGCGCGTCTGCGACGATAAGCGCATGCGCGGAACCCACCGGGGCTACGGGGTCCCCCTCAAAATCACGGCCGGTGTCGCAGCAGTCGGCGCCGCCGGTCTCGTCTACGCCGCGGGATTCGAAGCCCGCTCGTTCCGGCTCCGCCGGCTGA
- a CDS encoding metallophosphoesterase: protein MTAGVAAVGAAGLVYAAGFEARSFRLRRLTVPVLPRGMRPLRVLQVSDIHMVSGQRKKRAWLQSLAGLRPDFVVNTGDNLSDPKGVPETLDALGPLLDFPGVYVFGSNDYYGPKLRNPARYLFEKAQGRHGLNGNAPAVGVVHNPWEELRDAFDAAGWVNLGNARGRLKLDSLELAFTGLDDPHIKRDRYDAVAGGPEHDADLSLAVVHAPYIRTLDAFTADGYPLILAGHTHGGQLRIPFYGALVTNCDLDTDRARGLSTHEAAGRTSYLHVSAGCGTNRYTPVRFACPPEATLLTLTPHE from the coding sequence ATCACGGCCGGTGTCGCAGCAGTCGGCGCCGCCGGTCTCGTCTACGCCGCGGGATTCGAAGCCCGCTCGTTCCGGCTCCGCCGGCTGACGGTCCCCGTCCTGCCACGCGGGATGCGCCCGCTGCGCGTCCTCCAGGTCTCCGACATCCACATGGTCAGCGGCCAGCGCAAGAAGCGCGCCTGGCTGCAGTCGCTGGCGGGCCTGCGCCCCGACTTCGTCGTCAACACCGGCGACAACCTGTCGGACCCCAAAGGCGTGCCCGAGACCCTCGACGCGCTGGGCCCGCTCCTCGACTTCCCCGGCGTCTACGTCTTCGGCTCCAACGACTACTACGGCCCCAAGCTGCGCAACCCCGCCCGCTATCTCTTCGAGAAGGCCCAGGGCCGCCACGGCCTCAACGGCAACGCGCCCGCGGTCGGCGTCGTCCACAACCCGTGGGAGGAACTGCGCGACGCCTTCGACGCGGCGGGCTGGGTGAACCTCGGCAACGCGCGCGGCCGGCTGAAGCTCGACTCCCTCGAACTGGCCTTCACCGGCCTGGACGACCCCCACATCAAGCGCGACCGCTACGACGCGGTCGCCGGCGGCCCCGAACACGACGCCGACCTCTCCCTCGCCGTCGTCCACGCCCCGTACATCCGCACCCTCGACGCCTTCACCGCCGACGGCTACCCCCTGATCCTGGCCGGCCACACCCACGGCGGCCAGCTCCGCATCCCCTTCTACGGCGCCCTGGTCACCAACTGCGACCTCGACACCGACCGCGCCAGGGGCCTCTCCACCCACGAAGCCGCGGGCCGCACCTCCTACCTCCATGTCTCGGCCGGCTGCGGCACCAACCGCTACACCCCGGTCCGCTTCGCCTGCCCCCCGGAGGCGACCCTGCTGACCCTGACACCCCACGAATGA